One region of Prosthecobacter debontii genomic DNA includes:
- a CDS encoding dioxygenase family protein has product MNSIPQPFHIRLNRRRLLNSLLMTTGGIITSAIYAEALVLTPRATEGPYYPDHLPLDQDNDLVQIQDKAASALGTITEFGGRLLNADGKPIQNAMIELWQADNNGCYIHSNGVQRGKERDPGFQGYGKIITNEKGEYRFRTIKPGLYTGRTIHWHLAVKQGDKRMLTTQLFIEGVPQNDKDGILRRMGTDEQRLSVIREFKPKSAGSSELLGTWDIVLGTTPEEPEERRGPGPRGPGGPPPGFEGGRRPRREGPPPGI; this is encoded by the coding sequence ATGAACTCGATCCCCCAGCCTTTTCACATTCGCCTGAACCGGCGTCGCCTATTGAATAGCTTGCTGATGACCACCGGCGGCATCATCACCAGCGCCATTTACGCGGAGGCCCTGGTGCTGACCCCACGTGCGACGGAAGGCCCTTATTACCCCGATCACCTCCCCTTGGATCAAGACAACGATCTGGTTCAGATCCAAGACAAAGCAGCTTCTGCATTGGGGACCATCACCGAGTTTGGGGGACGCTTGCTCAATGCCGATGGCAAACCCATCCAGAACGCCATGATCGAACTCTGGCAGGCGGATAACAATGGCTGCTACATCCACAGCAATGGCGTGCAGCGGGGGAAGGAGCGTGATCCAGGCTTCCAGGGTTATGGCAAGATCATCACCAATGAAAAAGGTGAATATCGCTTCCGCACCATCAAGCCCGGCCTTTACACGGGGCGCACCATCCACTGGCACCTTGCCGTGAAACAGGGGGATAAGCGCATGCTCACGACCCAGCTCTTCATTGAGGGCGTTCCCCAGAATGACAAAGACGGCATCCTCCGCCGCATGGGCACGGATGAGCAGCGTCTTTCCGTCATCCGCGAGTTCAAACCGAAGTCAGCAGGCAGTTCCGAACTTCTCGGCACCTGGGACATTGTTCTGGGAACCACGCCCGAAGAGCCAGAAGAACGTCGTGGTCCTGGCCCACGGGGACCGGGAGGCCCACCACCCGGCTTCGAAGGTGGACGTCGGCCTCGTCGTGAAGGTCCTCCTCCAGGGATCTGA
- a CDS encoding YicC/YloC family endoribonuclease gives MKSMTGFGRGESRQADGTTWVVECSSVNRKQLEVSVNLPRDLHDLETQVRNQVAQVCSRGRVNVHIRSDAADAVKLPHVDEAVALRYVESLRELAGKLKISAEISLSEMLRLPGVLSGESVEADPMMALEPIQEALTVALNQLCLMRGVEGGHLREEMESRLKTIEALAAQIAEKAPLVPEHQRTVLRQRLEQAGLPLPLDDERLLKEIALFADRTDISEELSRAASHLKQFRAYLASEEPVGRSLDFLVQEFFREFNTMGSKCNNAEIAHAVVSAKTELEKIREQVQNVE, from the coding sequence ATGAAAAGCATGACAGGATTTGGCCGTGGTGAATCGCGGCAGGCAGACGGCACCACGTGGGTGGTGGAGTGCAGCAGTGTGAACCGCAAGCAGCTGGAGGTCTCCGTCAATCTCCCGCGTGATCTGCATGATCTGGAAACGCAGGTGCGCAATCAGGTGGCTCAGGTTTGCTCGCGCGGACGGGTGAACGTGCACATCCGCAGCGATGCCGCCGATGCAGTGAAACTCCCGCATGTGGATGAAGCCGTGGCGCTGCGCTATGTCGAGAGCCTGCGTGAGCTCGCGGGTAAGCTGAAAATATCAGCGGAGATCAGTCTGAGTGAGATGCTGCGTCTTCCGGGTGTACTTAGCGGTGAATCGGTTGAGGCAGACCCCATGATGGCTCTAGAGCCCATCCAGGAGGCGCTCACGGTGGCACTGAACCAACTCTGCCTCATGCGGGGCGTGGAGGGTGGGCATCTGCGTGAGGAGATGGAGTCAAGGTTGAAAACGATTGAAGCTTTAGCGGCGCAGATCGCCGAGAAAGCTCCTCTGGTGCCTGAGCATCAGCGGACGGTTTTGCGCCAGCGTTTGGAGCAAGCTGGGTTGCCACTTCCCCTCGACGATGAACGTCTGCTCAAGGAGATCGCGCTCTTTGCAGATCGCACCGACATCTCGGAGGAACTCTCCCGTGCCGCGAGTCACTTGAAGCAATTCCGCGCTTACCTCGCCTCCGAGGAACCGGTCGGGCGCAGCCTGGATTTCCTCGTGCAAGAGTTTTTCCGTGAGTTCAATACGATGGGGTCCAAGTGCAACAACGCCGAGATCGCCCACGCCGTGGTCAGTGCGAAGACGGAACTGGAGAAGATTCGGGAGCAGGTGCAGAATGTGGAGTGA
- a CDS encoding Wadjet anti-phage system protein JetD domain-containing protein: MSPAWLKTFYDRWNAARGEQLTPGKIAFRYDWNQLLDEASLLRVEDRRAAERNLLKLCQTTSASPARLQNQAHKYRRYIIEKIILPVASEPWLMETFGHIPAVQLQAEALQIVEAFKGCPHPLYPELWTSWCLQIEAAFQQGRNLHPLFWKRPSEVRELLQLTHAFTSKTWQDGTRIREASMALVQDSKALEDRLTLLESCLSSLFERPSTLESFGIVLSESEVKFVGDLTLHYADGSSRLIHKLKGITTVSLSPDLEEAVRASTSATRLLTVENSKTTLPALAAKNTDGSTLLAACSFPSKALVRLLQLLPPDLPVHHFGDTDPTGFLILSKLRQQTAQSVRPFLMQRQASGPPVPLSERDLALLPGLLADPLLADVRDELQRISDTRDKSGFEQEGLGRPDLDGWPFYRSAEGC, encoded by the coding sequence ATGTCGCCCGCATGGCTCAAAACCTTTTACGACCGATGGAATGCCGCGCGAGGCGAGCAGCTCACGCCCGGCAAGATCGCCTTTCGTTATGACTGGAACCAGCTCCTCGATGAAGCCAGTCTGCTGAGAGTTGAAGATCGCCGTGCCGCTGAACGCAACCTTCTGAAACTCTGCCAGACCACCTCGGCAAGTCCCGCCAGACTCCAAAATCAGGCACACAAATACCGCCGCTACATCATCGAGAAGATCATCCTTCCGGTCGCGAGCGAACCCTGGCTCATGGAGACCTTCGGACACATCCCGGCGGTTCAATTGCAGGCCGAGGCCTTGCAGATCGTCGAGGCGTTCAAAGGATGCCCCCATCCGCTCTACCCCGAACTCTGGACCTCCTGGTGTCTCCAGATCGAAGCCGCCTTTCAGCAAGGTCGAAACCTGCATCCGCTGTTTTGGAAAAGACCTTCCGAAGTCCGTGAGTTGCTCCAGCTCACTCACGCCTTCACTTCGAAGACCTGGCAGGACGGCACGAGGATTCGTGAGGCCAGCATGGCTCTCGTCCAGGACTCCAAAGCCTTGGAAGATCGCCTGACTCTTCTGGAATCCTGCCTGAGCAGCCTGTTCGAGCGCCCCTCCACCTTGGAGTCCTTCGGCATTGTGCTCTCGGAGAGCGAGGTCAAATTCGTCGGTGATCTGACCCTGCACTATGCAGACGGCAGCTCGCGCCTGATCCACAAACTGAAAGGCATCACCACCGTTTCTCTGTCGCCCGATCTGGAAGAAGCCGTGCGTGCCAGCACCTCCGCCACGCGTCTGCTCACGGTGGAAAACTCCAAGACCACGCTCCCCGCTCTGGCGGCCAAGAACACCGATGGCAGCACCTTGCTCGCCGCCTGCTCTTTCCCCAGCAAAGCCTTGGTGCGGCTGCTTCAACTCCTGCCGCCGGATCTTCCCGTTCATCACTTCGGTGATACCGACCCCACCGGCTTTTTGATCCTCTCCAAATTGCGGCAGCAAACGGCTCAATCCGTCCGTCCCTTCCTCATGCAGCGTCAGGCTTCAGGCCCGCCCGTGCCCCTTTCAGAGCGCGACCTCGCCCTCCTGCCTGGATTGCTCGCCGATCCCCTCCTTGCGGATGTCCGCGACGAGCTGCAACGCATCTCCGATACCCGAGACAAAAGCGGCTTCGAACAAGAAGGCCTCGGCAGGCCCGACCTCGATGGTTGGCCGTTTTACCGGAGTGCCGAGGGATGCTGA
- a CDS encoding sulfatase, translated as MRPLILLALSLLSIAAAQATPPNIIFIMADDLGYTDVGSFGSQYYETPNIDKLASQGLKLTNHHHCQNCQPTRAALMSGQYAPRTGVYTVGDIGRFEWQTRPLRPVDNLNYLPLEKITIADSLKKAGYATGMFGKWHLGQKPEYHPSKRGFDEALVSEGKHFNFKTDPLVEHPKDQYLADFLTDKALDFIQRHKDGPFFLYLPHFGVHSPHHAKEELIEKFKNKPGVGGHNNPVYAAMIASVDESVGRVMAELEKQGLADNTVLIFTSDNGGVGGYVREGIKKAGDITDNAPLRSGKGSLYEGGTRVPFIVRWPGVTTAGAKTDVPTIHVDLYPTFLAIAGAPAPADYPLDGESLVPLFKDKEGKVSLRREAIFQHFPGYLGAGENTWRTTPVGLIQKGAWKLMEFFEDHRLELYNLDNDIGETKNLSGEMPDKVKELQQQMLTWRESVGAKMPTPNTPTEAPKKKGKGKKKKKAE; from the coding sequence ATGCGACCTCTGATTTTACTCGCCCTCAGTCTGCTCTCCATCGCAGCCGCTCAGGCCACCCCGCCTAACATTATTTTCATCATGGCGGATGATCTGGGTTATACGGATGTCGGCAGCTTTGGCAGTCAGTATTACGAAACACCGAACATCGATAAGCTGGCCAGCCAAGGCCTGAAGCTGACCAACCATCATCATTGCCAAAACTGCCAGCCCACCCGGGCCGCTCTGATGAGCGGCCAGTATGCTCCACGCACGGGTGTTTACACGGTCGGGGACATCGGTCGGTTCGAGTGGCAGACACGACCTCTGCGTCCAGTGGATAACCTCAATTATCTGCCCCTGGAGAAGATCACCATCGCGGACTCCCTGAAAAAAGCAGGGTATGCCACCGGTATGTTTGGGAAATGGCATCTGGGGCAAAAACCCGAGTATCATCCTTCCAAGCGTGGGTTTGATGAAGCCCTCGTTTCCGAAGGGAAGCATTTCAACTTCAAGACAGACCCGCTCGTCGAACACCCCAAAGATCAATATTTGGCCGACTTCCTCACGGATAAAGCCCTGGACTTCATCCAACGCCATAAAGACGGCCCATTCTTTCTCTACCTGCCCCACTTCGGCGTTCACTCGCCACATCACGCCAAGGAAGAGCTGATCGAGAAATTCAAAAACAAACCGGGCGTGGGTGGCCATAACAACCCTGTCTATGCCGCCATGATCGCCAGCGTGGATGAAAGCGTCGGCCGAGTGATGGCAGAATTGGAGAAGCAAGGTCTTGCTGACAATACCGTGCTCATCTTCACCAGCGATAACGGCGGTGTCGGTGGTTATGTGCGTGAAGGCATCAAGAAGGCGGGCGACATTACCGACAACGCCCCGCTGCGCAGCGGCAAAGGCAGTCTCTATGAAGGCGGCACTCGAGTGCCTTTCATCGTCCGCTGGCCCGGAGTGACCACCGCCGGCGCCAAGACGGACGTGCCCACCATTCACGTGGATCTGTATCCAACCTTCCTAGCCATTGCGGGAGCCCCCGCACCGGCGGACTACCCGCTCGATGGCGAAAGTCTCGTCCCCCTCTTTAAAGACAAAGAAGGCAAAGTCAGTCTCAGGCGAGAGGCTATCTTCCAGCATTTCCCAGGTTATCTCGGAGCCGGTGAAAATACTTGGCGCACCACCCCAGTCGGCCTCATCCAAAAAGGGGCGTGGAAGCTCATGGAATTCTTCGAAGACCACCGTCTAGAGCTCTACAACCTCGACAACGACATCGGCGAAACGAAAAATTTGTCGGGCGAAATGCCTGACAAAGTGAAGGAACTTCAGCAACAGATGCTGACCTGGCGGGAAAGCGTCGGCGCCAAGATGCCAACACCCAATACCCCCACTGAAGCCCCTAAAAAGAAGGGCAAAGGCAAGAAAAAGAAGAAAGCGGAATAA
- a CDS encoding S8 family serine peptidase: protein MSRPPLVHHLILGICIQCFAWMLLPLHAQEPKDYVEGEVLVTFKASATEQTAETALKRKSLRFTRRFDRISRMRGKPMGLVRNRDKTTQALIEELKADPTVETVEPNYLRYINALPNDTRFNELWALKNTGQTVNQVTGISGADVSYEAAWSKGREISETVVVGVIDTGVEYVHPDLLPRMWTNAGEIPGNGIDDDHNGYKDDYYGFDFVGGDANVLDSGEHGTHVSGTIGAQGNNNQGVIGINDRVQIMALKVSADGDTMSTSAVVDAIEYSIAMKQRGVPILALNASYGGSSFSNAERNAIASAGSAGIILCAAAGNDSKDNNNNASYPASYNLNNIITVAATDQNDALASFSNYGSTSVDIAAPGKNILSTVPTVEIQVGNKTYEAERMAYSGRVVGLSGQIVYCGIGNPADFPSGMSGKIALIERGSLFFYEKVANAQAAGAAAAIIYNNVSGSFGGTLQNSDDWIPAVSISRADGLAIKGALPTSGSMSPGIGFSFLDGTSMAAPQVTGAVAFAAMNFPNETVTQRVQRILKSVDVKSSLQGKIITGGRLNLQKIVDATLDGIPDWLALDLPIENAALLPGSLIHQPYNESIIATQGTAPYTFRLTNGSPPAGLSLSSSGVLSGTPTEAGQFTFTVLVADSSGKTGGKAFTLYIAAEPLQVTSTETLPSGTTEGPYNVTLSATGGSAPYTWTLSEGSLPEGITLSSNGVLSGLPLSTSSSTFTVKVEDAGMMVDEQELSLTILQSPITVLTESTLTYGIKSLLYTLNMEAEGGTPPYTWTRYSGNLPSGLGLNSNGTLTGKPTTPGTYQFRLLVEDDVGITTSRQFSLTIRSVYTAPTMNPLNLGSTYVGADYSATLTASDYPTSFKVTGLPKGLKYSSKTGVISGRPQQHGDFTVVATAKNPGGTSAEESALLTIRALDEEWIGSFTGIIHRDDAMPQSLGSRFTLTTTSLGAYTLKVTTGTSSKSAKGYLVEAAPQIRVSIQDQPLELTLDPVTELITGTHGNATVEGWRIPWHAKMKPASSFIGYYSAALNPITDQGLGNAAIPQGSSYFTMNVKTSGIASITGRSATGDKLTSSMGLGPIGQAYLYQSLYKNKGSLLSTFDTNAGALESAEDNTLTGSASWLKPSDTSRLYPAGFGPTPLTLKGGYLALKSSGSIAHGLPVTGSADLIFDEAGLSSSDTDPNILDFDFTAAFVPVLPALNPAHTALKINKASGAVTGSFTLIEEDSGLKRKVSFQGIVVPQAQAGVKAQGYFLLPQIPATGQKANTTSILSGGFQIQQGLNEE from the coding sequence ATGTCTCGCCCCCCCCTGGTCCACCACCTCATCCTGGGCATCTGCATTCAGTGCTTTGCATGGATGCTCCTTCCGCTCCATGCCCAGGAGCCGAAGGACTATGTGGAAGGTGAGGTGCTTGTTACCTTTAAGGCCTCAGCAACTGAGCAAACGGCTGAAACCGCACTGAAACGAAAATCACTGCGATTCACACGTCGCTTTGATCGCATCTCCAGGATGCGTGGTAAACCCATGGGGCTCGTCAGAAACAGAGACAAGACGACCCAAGCTCTCATCGAAGAACTCAAAGCAGATCCAACGGTCGAAACGGTGGAGCCTAACTATTTACGCTATATCAATGCCTTACCCAATGACACTCGTTTCAACGAACTCTGGGCTCTCAAGAATACAGGCCAGACGGTGAACCAAGTTACAGGCATCAGCGGAGCCGATGTCAGCTATGAAGCGGCTTGGAGTAAAGGCCGCGAAATCTCAGAAACCGTCGTCGTCGGTGTCATTGACACGGGCGTCGAGTATGTCCATCCAGACCTCCTGCCGCGGATGTGGACGAATGCCGGGGAAATACCAGGAAACGGCATTGATGATGACCACAACGGCTACAAGGACGATTACTACGGTTTCGACTTCGTTGGAGGCGATGCCAATGTTCTCGATTCCGGTGAGCATGGCACCCATGTCTCCGGCACCATCGGCGCTCAGGGGAATAACAATCAGGGCGTCATCGGCATCAACGATAGGGTTCAAATCATGGCCCTGAAAGTCTCTGCAGATGGCGACACCATGAGCACTTCTGCGGTGGTGGATGCCATCGAATATTCCATCGCCATGAAGCAGCGGGGTGTCCCCATCCTGGCTCTCAATGCTTCCTATGGAGGGAGTAGCTTCAGCAATGCTGAGCGTAATGCCATCGCCAGTGCTGGCAGCGCCGGAATCATTCTGTGCGCGGCAGCAGGGAACGACAGCAAAGACAATAACAACAACGCCTCCTATCCTGCCTCTTACAATCTCAACAACATCATCACTGTCGCAGCGACGGATCAAAATGACGCTTTGGCCAGTTTCTCCAATTATGGCAGCACTTCAGTAGATATCGCCGCTCCCGGCAAAAACATCTTATCCACTGTCCCCACAGTCGAAATCCAAGTCGGAAATAAAACCTATGAAGCTGAACGCATGGCCTACAGTGGGCGGGTCGTTGGGCTTTCGGGGCAAATCGTTTATTGCGGCATCGGTAACCCGGCGGACTTTCCAAGCGGCATGAGTGGGAAGATCGCTCTCATTGAGCGTGGTAGCTTGTTTTTTTATGAAAAGGTCGCCAATGCGCAAGCCGCTGGGGCCGCTGCCGCCATTATTTACAACAACGTTTCGGGTAGTTTTGGAGGCACACTGCAAAACTCCGACGATTGGATCCCTGCCGTTTCCATTTCGCGCGCCGATGGTTTAGCCATTAAAGGTGCTTTACCCACGTCAGGTTCGATGAGTCCTGGCATTGGCTTCTCCTTCCTTGATGGCACCTCCATGGCTGCGCCGCAGGTCACTGGCGCCGTGGCTTTTGCGGCCATGAATTTCCCGAATGAAACAGTCACCCAAAGAGTTCAGCGCATCCTCAAAAGCGTGGATGTTAAAAGTAGTCTGCAGGGGAAGATCATAACGGGAGGCCGTCTGAATCTCCAAAAAATCGTCGATGCCACCCTCGATGGCATTCCAGATTGGCTGGCGCTCGACCTCCCGATTGAAAATGCAGCTCTTCTACCGGGCAGTCTGATCCATCAACCCTATAACGAGTCCATCATTGCTACCCAAGGCACGGCTCCCTATACCTTCCGGCTGACGAACGGCAGTCCTCCTGCGGGCTTATCCTTATCTTCATCAGGCGTCCTTTCAGGCACGCCCACCGAAGCAGGTCAATTCACCTTCACCGTGCTGGTCGCAGACAGTAGTGGGAAAACCGGAGGCAAGGCATTCACGCTTTACATCGCTGCGGAGCCTCTACAGGTCACCAGCACGGAAACCTTGCCCTCAGGGACAACGGAAGGACCCTACAACGTGACGCTCTCGGCCACAGGCGGCAGCGCTCCTTACACCTGGACACTCAGCGAGGGCAGTCTTCCAGAGGGCATCACCTTGAGTTCCAATGGTGTTCTCAGCGGGCTACCATTGTCGACCAGCAGCAGCACTTTTACTGTGAAGGTTGAAGACGCGGGAATGATGGTGGACGAACAAGAACTCAGCCTAACCATTCTTCAATCTCCCATCACGGTGCTGACTGAAAGCACTCTGACTTACGGCATCAAATCGCTTCTTTACACCCTCAACATGGAGGCGGAAGGAGGCACACCGCCTTATACCTGGACACGTTACAGTGGTAACCTCCCCTCTGGGTTAGGCCTGAACTCTAACGGGACCCTCACGGGTAAACCAACCACTCCGGGGACCTATCAATTCAGACTCCTCGTCGAGGACGACGTGGGCATTACCACGTCACGACAGTTCAGTCTGACAATCCGCAGTGTTTACACCGCTCCAACAATGAACCCATTGAACTTGGGTAGCACCTATGTAGGAGCGGATTATTCCGCCACACTCACCGCGTCTGATTATCCCACCAGTTTCAAAGTCACAGGATTGCCAAAAGGCCTGAAATACTCCTCTAAAACCGGCGTCATCTCGGGCCGTCCTCAGCAGCACGGAGATTTCACCGTCGTCGCCACGGCTAAAAACCCTGGAGGCACGAGTGCGGAAGAATCAGCCCTCCTAACCATCCGAGCCTTGGATGAAGAATGGATCGGCAGCTTCACGGGCATCATTCATCGCGATGACGCAATGCCCCAATCGTTAGGCAGTCGCTTCACGTTAACCACCACCTCATTAGGCGCCTACACATTGAAAGTCACCACAGGGACCTCCAGCAAATCCGCCAAAGGTTATCTCGTGGAAGCGGCTCCTCAGATCCGTGTTTCGATCCAAGACCAACCCCTCGAACTCACCCTCGATCCAGTCACGGAGTTGATCACGGGGACCCATGGTAACGCAACGGTTGAGGGCTGGCGCATCCCATGGCATGCCAAGATGAAACCCGCCTCGTCATTCATCGGTTATTACAGCGCAGCGCTCAATCCTATAACAGATCAGGGGTTGGGTAATGCAGCCATTCCCCAAGGCTCCAGCTACTTCACCATGAATGTAAAAACATCGGGTATTGCTTCCATCACAGGTCGATCCGCAACGGGGGATAAGCTCACCAGCTCGATGGGCCTTGGGCCAATAGGACAAGCTTATCTCTACCAATCTCTCTACAAGAATAAAGGTAGCCTCCTGAGCACCTTCGACACCAATGCAGGCGCTCTGGAATCCGCCGAAGATAATACTCTCACGGGCAGCGCCTCCTGGCTCAAACCCAGTGATACCTCTCGCCTTTATCCCGCAGGCTTCGGCCCAACTCCGCTGACTCTCAAAGGTGGTTATCTGGCCTTGAAATCCTCAGGAAGTATCGCGCATGGCTTGCCCGTGACTGGCTCTGCGGATCTCATCTTTGATGAAGCAGGTCTATCGTCATCCGATACAGATCCAAATATCTTAGACTTTGATTTCACGGCAGCCTTCGTCCCAGTTTTACCAGCTCTGAATCCAGCCCACACCGCCCTGAAGATCAATAAAGCCTCAGGGGCTGTTACGGGCAGTTTCACACTGATAGAAGAAGACTCCGGCCTGAAACGCAAGGTGAGCTTCCAGGGCATCGTCGTGCCGCAGGCTCAAGCAGGCGTGAAGGCGCAGGGTTACTTCCTCCTCCCACAAATCCCAGCGACTGGTCAAAAGGCCAATACCACCTCGATTCTCAGTGGCGGCTTCCAGATTCAGCAGGGTTTGAATGAAGAATGA
- a CDS encoding TCR/Tet family MFS transporter, with protein sequence MSGRRPALGFIFITLTLDILGIGLIVPILPELIEQYQGGDLESASTTYGLLHATYALMQFLFAPLIGSLSDRFGRRPVILISLFGAGLDYLLIAYAPNLTWFVIGRVIAGITGANFAAGTAYIADISPPEKRAANFGLIGAAFGLGFIIGPALGGWLGDFGLRVPFLAAGALTLINWLYGLFVLPESLAPENKRVFSWAKSNPVGSLMALRQFPNVLGLISTTFLFTMGHQVYPAIWVLYTGYRYGWDTKDNGLSLAFVGVMTAIVQGGLTRMVVGKLGEMKAALYGLGLSVAMYVCYGLCSQGWMIYLCILVGSLSGVAGPAVQGILSRSVAPDQQGGLQGALTSLASVAGIIGPLMCTSLFGYFISDRAPVHLPGAAFFASALLSLVALGLAVRMLRHFTPHSAPAPESSPVPSSH encoded by the coding sequence ATGTCTGGCCGCCGCCCCGCCCTTGGTTTCATCTTCATCACGCTGACTCTCGATATTCTCGGCATCGGACTGATCGTGCCGATTTTGCCCGAGTTGATCGAGCAATATCAGGGCGGGGATCTGGAGTCGGCATCCACGACCTATGGCCTTTTACATGCCACCTACGCGTTGATGCAATTTTTGTTTGCGCCGCTGATCGGCAGCTTGTCGGACCGATTTGGGCGCAGGCCCGTCATTTTGATTTCGCTCTTTGGCGCTGGCTTGGATTACCTGCTGATCGCCTACGCTCCGAATCTCACCTGGTTTGTGATTGGGCGTGTCATTGCGGGTATAACCGGGGCAAACTTCGCGGCGGGCACGGCTTACATTGCCGATATCAGTCCGCCAGAAAAGCGGGCCGCCAATTTTGGTCTGATCGGTGCTGCTTTCGGCTTGGGATTCATCATCGGTCCTGCCTTGGGGGGATGGCTGGGCGACTTTGGCCTTAGGGTGCCGTTCCTTGCCGCTGGAGCCCTGACCCTTATCAACTGGTTGTATGGTCTCTTCGTTTTGCCTGAGTCCCTGGCCCCGGAAAATAAACGCGTCTTCAGTTGGGCTAAAAGCAATCCGGTGGGTTCCCTGATGGCCTTGCGCCAATTTCCCAATGTGTTGGGCCTGATCAGCACCACCTTTTTGTTCACGATGGGGCATCAAGTGTATCCCGCCATTTGGGTGCTCTACACGGGCTACCGCTACGGCTGGGATACGAAGGATAATGGGTTGTCTTTGGCCTTCGTGGGAGTCATGACGGCTATTGTGCAGGGCGGCCTCACCCGCATGGTGGTTGGTAAATTGGGCGAGATGAAAGCGGCACTTTATGGTCTGGGTCTAAGTGTGGCCATGTATGTGTGCTATGGACTGTGCAGTCAGGGGTGGATGATCTACCTCTGTATTTTGGTCGGCAGCCTCTCGGGGGTCGCAGGCCCAGCGGTACAGGGGATTTTATCACGCAGCGTCGCGCCGGATCAGCAGGGCGGTTTGCAGGGCGCTTTGACCAGCCTGGCGAGTGTGGCTGGCATCATCGGGCCTCTGATGTGCACCAGCCTTTTCGGCTATTTCATCAGTGATCGGGCCCCCGTGCATTTGCCAGGGGCCGCTTTCTTTGCCAGTGCCTTGCTTTCGCTTGTCGCTCTCGGATTAGCAGTGCGCATGCTGCGCCACTTCACTCCACATTCTGCACCTGCTCCCGAATCTTCTCCAGTTCCGTCTTCGCACTGA